In one window of Candidatus Hepatobacter penaei DNA:
- the rpmG gene encoding 50S ribosomal protein L33: MAKKRGALVVKLLSTEGTGTFYVAKKNPKTKTSKMEVRKYDRRLRRHVSFKEAKIK, from the coding sequence ATGGCAAAAAAACGTGGGGCGCTTGTGGTCAAGTTGCTGAGCACAGAGGGGACAGGCACATTTTACGTGGCCAAAAAGAACCCCAAAACCAAAACATCGAAGATGGAGGTCAGAAAATACGATCGCCGTCTCCGGCGTCACGTCTCTTTCAAGGAAGCCAAAATCAAATAG
- the uvrB gene encoding excinuclease ABC subunit UvrB, with product MTFAIHSPFQPTGDQPAAIAALVDALKRKQRNHTLLGVTGSGKTFTMAHVIQETQRPTLILAPNKTLAAQLYAEMKALFPHNAVEYFVSYYDYYQPEAFIPRTGTYIEKEATINEHIDRMRHSATRSLLERDDVIVVASVSCIYGIGSPESYRSMVCKIDKTLPFARETTIQKLVELQYTRNDMVLKRGTFRLRGDILDVFPSHYEDRAWRISFFEDEIESIVEIDPLLGTKGETLDHITIYPNSHYVIPGPTRVQAVKHIKADLAVRLEELRHANKLVEAQRLDERTRFDLESIATMGSCPGIENYSRYLTGRKPGEPPPTLFEYLPGHALLMIDESHVTLPQLRAMYRGDASRKKTLSDHGFRLPSCADNRPLMFEEWEAMRPDTIFVSATPGPFELEMTGGEVVEQVIRPTGLVDPVCEVRPTHDQIDDLIQEIRQTTRRHERVLITTLTKKMAETLQDYFTEMGLKSRYIHSDVDTLERIDIIQKLRKGDFDILVGINLLREGLDIPECSLVAIIDADKEGFLRSKTSLIQTIGRAARHIHGKVILYGDVITPSMRDALEETARRRAKQMAYNKKHNITPQGVKKELSDILAAVYNKDASQEVKKPAPTFTSAKAKKAHLHKLEKDMLEAASCLDFEKAARLRDQLSLLEKQDLL from the coding sequence ATGACGTTTGCCATCCACTCCCCTTTTCAGCCTACAGGGGATCAGCCTGCGGCTATTGCGGCGTTGGTGGACGCCCTTAAGCGCAAGCAAAGGAATCACACGCTTTTAGGTGTTACCGGGTCTGGCAAAACCTTCACTATGGCCCACGTGATCCAAGAAACGCAACGCCCCACCTTGATTTTGGCCCCCAACAAAACACTTGCGGCCCAGCTGTATGCTGAGATGAAAGCCCTCTTTCCTCACAATGCTGTGGAATATTTTGTGTCTTACTATGATTATTACCAACCCGAAGCCTTTATTCCCCGCACCGGCACCTATATTGAAAAAGAGGCCACCATCAACGAGCACATTGACCGCATGCGCCACAGCGCCACGCGCTCTTTGCTTGAACGGGACGACGTCATTGTGGTGGCCAGCGTTTCGTGCATTTATGGCATTGGCTCACCGGAATCCTACCGCTCGATGGTATGCAAAATTGATAAAACGCTTCCCTTTGCGCGCGAGACCACCATCCAAAAACTGGTAGAATTGCAATACACACGCAATGACATGGTGCTGAAACGCGGCACGTTTCGCCTGCGCGGAGATATTCTTGATGTGTTCCCCTCCCACTATGAAGACCGGGCGTGGCGTATTTCCTTCTTTGAGGATGAGATTGAGTCCATCGTGGAAATCGATCCACTTTTAGGCACCAAAGGCGAGACCCTTGATCACATCACGATCTACCCCAACAGCCACTATGTGATTCCCGGCCCCACGCGCGTGCAGGCCGTCAAGCATATTAAAGCAGACCTTGCTGTGCGCCTTGAAGAACTTCGCCATGCCAACAAACTGGTAGAAGCACAGCGACTTGATGAGCGCACACGCTTTGACCTTGAATCTATTGCCACTATGGGCTCTTGCCCAGGCATTGAAAACTATTCGCGCTATCTCACCGGCCGCAAACCAGGGGAGCCCCCACCGACGCTGTTTGAATATCTCCCAGGCCATGCGTTGTTGATGATTGATGAAAGCCATGTCACCCTGCCCCAGCTCAGGGCCATGTATCGTGGAGATGCGAGCCGCAAAAAAACACTGTCTGACCACGGGTTTCGTTTGCCCTCATGCGCCGATAACCGCCCTCTTATGTTTGAAGAATGGGAAGCTATGCGCCCCGACACCATTTTTGTTTCCGCCACACCAGGCCCCTTTGAGCTTGAGATGACGGGAGGCGAAGTGGTTGAGCAAGTGATTCGCCCCACCGGCCTTGTAGACCCTGTGTGTGAAGTGCGTCCCACCCATGACCAAATTGATGACCTCATTCAAGAAATACGCCAAACAACCAGGCGCCATGAACGTGTTCTCATCACCACCCTCACCAAAAAAATGGCGGAAACCCTTCAGGATTATTTCACAGAAATGGGTCTGAAATCGCGCTATATTCATTCAGACGTCGATACCCTCGAGCGCATCGATATTATTCAAAAATTGCGGAAAGGTGATTTTGATATCTTAGTAGGCATCAATTTACTACGCGAAGGTCTTGATATTCCTGAATGCAGCCTGGTGGCCATTATTGATGCAGATAAAGAGGGATTTCTTCGATCTAAAACCTCTCTTATCCAAACCATCGGGCGCGCTGCACGTCATATCCATGGCAAAGTTATTCTCTATGGCGATGTGATCACCCCGTCGATGCGCGACGCCCTTGAGGAAACAGCGCGCCGCCGTGCCAAACAAATGGCCTATAACAAAAAGCACAACATCACCCCTCAGGGTGTGAAGAAAGAGCTGTCAGACATTTTGGCTGCGGTGTACAATAAAGATGCCTCACAAGAGGTAAAAAAACCGGCACCTACCTTTACGTCGGCCAAAGCCAAGAAAGCCCACCTTCACAAGCTTGAAAAAGACATGCTTGAAGCCGCATCCTGCCTTGACTTTGAAAAAGCGGCCCGCTTGCGTGATCAGTTGAGTCTGCTTGAAAAGCAGGACCTCTTGTAA
- the prfA gene encoding peptide chain release factor 1, with translation MNFSEKVLTRLQTLLARFQDIETAMSQTPPPPPQELASLSKEQSDLAPIVSAVRDLENAMAEQKNLKTLMQDPDFKTLALQEEAALKDKVHDIESTLKTLLVPRDTADQRGVIIEIRSGTGGDEAALFARDLWEMYNRYREQKGWQLHVLSLSETDLGGVREVIFSIEGKGVFSKLKFESGIHRVQRVPSTESGGRIHTSAATVAVLPQAEEVDVTLRDDDLRIDTFRASGAGGQHVNKTESAIRITHLPTGLVVQQQDEKSQHKNKARALKILRSRLYDLERSQEEAKRAAARKEQVGSGDRSGRIRTYNFPQGRVTDHRIHLTLHQIDAILMGNLDPLIDPLIAHDQAEKLADM, from the coding sequence GTGAATTTTTCAGAAAAGGTGCTCACCAGGCTACAAACGCTTTTGGCACGCTTTCAAGATATTGAAACAGCTATGAGTCAGACGCCACCGCCGCCCCCTCAAGAGCTTGCCAGCCTTTCTAAAGAGCAAAGCGATCTTGCCCCGATTGTGTCAGCTGTGCGTGACCTTGAAAACGCCATGGCCGAGCAAAAAAATCTTAAAACCTTAATGCAGGATCCTGATTTCAAAACCTTGGCGCTCCAAGAGGAAGCGGCACTGAAAGACAAAGTCCACGACATCGAAAGCACCCTCAAAACCCTGTTGGTCCCCAGAGATACAGCCGACCAGCGCGGCGTGATTATTGAAATTCGCTCAGGGACTGGGGGGGATGAAGCGGCTCTTTTCGCCCGCGATTTATGGGAGATGTATAATCGCTATCGTGAGCAAAAGGGATGGCAGCTGCACGTGCTTTCCTTGAGTGAAACCGATTTGGGGGGCGTGCGCGAAGTGATCTTTTCCATTGAAGGAAAAGGCGTTTTTTCAAAACTCAAATTTGAATCTGGCATTCACAGGGTCCAGCGCGTGCCCAGCACAGAATCTGGCGGCCGCATCCACACATCTGCCGCTACGGTGGCCGTCTTGCCGCAAGCCGAAGAGGTGGATGTAACGCTTCGTGACGATGATTTGCGCATTGACACGTTTCGTGCGTCGGGCGCCGGTGGGCAGCACGTCAATAAAACAGAAAGTGCCATCCGCATCACGCACCTGCCCACAGGCCTTGTGGTGCAACAGCAGGATGAAAAATCACAGCATAAAAACAAAGCGCGGGCCTTAAAAATTTTACGCTCTCGCCTTTATGACCTTGAGCGCTCCCAAGAAGAGGCCAAACGCGCTGCCGCACGCAAAGAACAGGTGGGTAGTGGCGATCGCTCAGGGCGCATTCGCACCTATAATTTTCCGCAAGGCCGCGTTACAGATCACCGCATCCACCTCACCCTGCATCAGATCGATGCCATTTTAATGGGCAACCTCGACCCGCTCATCGATCCGCTCATCGCCCACGATCAGGCAGAAAAACTGGCTGATATGTAA
- the nikE gene encoding nickel ABC transporter ATP-binding protein NikE, translated as MTTSPLLSVRNLGVAFPDDKKTTPVVHNISFDIHAGETLCFLGESGSGKSVSAKALLRLLPAHAEVSGQVFFDGHPLLTASEKHLTHIRGRDIGFVFQDPMTSLNPLHTLGTQITEAIPERASLSKKDLLHRLKTLLTSVGFAQGADRLDAYPHELSGGQRQRVLTAMALAGQPKLLIADEPTTALDVMTQVDLIQHLKALQKKTNMALLLITHHLGVAIRCADKVFVLKDGQCVEKGNASLLKAPQAPYTQNLLASFHHRMSPPPLGPQEQLLEVSNVGVEVEQRSHWFRKQRVPLLHDITFSMQKGETLGVLGESGSGKTTLAMALLRMMKSTGRISFEGDDWLALEGPTLRQRRGRLQYIFQDPFGSLNPRFLIEDIIKEGLRQHKEITPHEQQRRIRHVMKEVGLKPTLLARYPHELSGGQRQRVAIARALVLKPALLILDEPTSSLDLVTQTEVLSLLRHLQEEHTLSYLLITHDLHVMRALAHRLLVLKQGAYLEIANAPDFFRKPQTAYGRELLEASSYFDMEQAPSPPAPVQS; from the coding sequence GTGACCACCTCTCCTCTTTTGTCTGTCCGTAACCTTGGCGTAGCCTTTCCTGACGACAAAAAGACCACACCTGTCGTTCACAACATTTCTTTTGATATTCATGCCGGCGAAACCTTATGTTTTTTAGGGGAAAGCGGCTCGGGAAAAAGTGTGTCTGCAAAGGCGCTGCTCAGGTTGTTGCCCGCCCACGCTGAGGTTTCGGGTCAGGTTTTTTTTGACGGCCACCCCCTGCTTACAGCTTCCGAAAAACACCTTACCCACATTCGTGGACGCGATATTGGTTTTGTTTTTCAAGACCCCATGACCAGCCTGAATCCCCTCCACACCCTCGGCACCCAAATCACCGAAGCCATCCCTGAACGTGCCTCTTTATCGAAAAAGGATCTCTTGCATCGCTTGAAAACGTTGCTCACGTCTGTGGGATTCGCGCAAGGCGCAGACCGCCTTGATGCCTATCCTCATGAGCTTTCTGGCGGGCAACGTCAACGCGTGCTCACCGCCATGGCTTTGGCCGGCCAGCCCAAATTATTGATTGCCGATGAGCCCACCACAGCCCTTGATGTGATGACACAGGTGGATCTTATCCAGCACCTCAAGGCGTTGCAGAAAAAAACCAACATGGCCCTTTTGTTAATCACCCACCATCTGGGCGTAGCAATCCGGTGCGCTGACAAAGTGTTTGTCTTAAAAGACGGGCAATGTGTAGAAAAGGGGAATGCATCTCTTCTGAAAGCGCCTCAGGCCCCTTACACACAAAATCTGTTGGCCAGTTTTCATCATCGCATGTCACCTCCCCCCCTGGGCCCGCAAGAACAACTTCTTGAGGTAAGCAACGTGGGCGTTGAGGTGGAACAACGTAGTCACTGGTTTCGCAAACAACGCGTGCCTCTTTTGCATGACATCACCTTTTCTATGCAAAAGGGAGAAACCCTAGGCGTGCTGGGGGAAAGCGGTTCGGGCAAAACAACCCTGGCCATGGCTTTGCTTCGCATGATGAAAAGCACCGGACGCATCTCCTTTGAGGGCGACGATTGGCTAGCGCTTGAAGGCCCGACGCTGCGGCAAAGACGGGGCCGGCTGCAATATATTTTCCAAGACCCTTTTGGGTCACTCAACCCACGTTTTTTGATTGAAGACATTATCAAAGAGGGCTTACGCCAGCACAAAGAGATCACACCCCACGAACAACAACGCCGCATCCGCCATGTGATGAAGGAAGTGGGGCTGAAGCCGACCTTGCTTGCACGCTATCCCCATGAACTTTCCGGCGGGCAAAGGCAGCGGGTGGCCATTGCACGCGCACTGGTTCTCAAACCGGCCTTGCTGATTTTGGATGAACCCACATCCTCCCTCGATTTGGTGACACAAACAGAGGTCCTCTCCCTTTTGCGCCATCTCCAAGAAGAGCACACCCTGTCCTATCTCTTGATCACCCATGATTTGCACGTGATGCGCGCCCTGGCGCACCGCCTTTTGGTGCTCAAACAAGGGGCATACCTCGAAATAGCCAACGCCCCAGATTTTTTTCGCAAACCCCAAACCGCCTATGGACGTGAGCTGCTTGAGGCTTCCTCTTATTTTGATATGGAGCAGGCGCCCTCACCTCCCGCACCAGTGCAATCATGA
- a CDS encoding beta-ketoacyl-ACP reductase, whose protein sequence is MTKRVFITGATRGIGAAIAKAFDKQGHRVVVTYGHDDEAALSFHRETGIATFKWNMGVFDTTPALVKEIINAHGPFDILINNAGITKDAWLSKMEPQAWHRVIDTNLSSLFYVCQAVLPHMMNQAWGRIVNISSINALKGQKGQTNYAAAKAGMLGFTKSLAQEVAKWNITVNAVAPGYTDTDMMRAVPQDILDNIKSEIPMKRFAAVEDVAGSVLFLASDAASYMTGQTLHVNGGHWMG, encoded by the coding sequence ATGACAAAACGCGTATTCATCACCGGCGCCACGCGGGGTATTGGTGCGGCTATTGCCAAGGCTTTTGACAAGCAGGGGCACCGTGTGGTTGTGACCTATGGCCATGACGATGAGGCTGCCCTGTCTTTTCACCGTGAGACAGGCATCGCCACGTTTAAATGGAATATGGGCGTCTTTGACACCACCCCTGCTTTGGTGAAAGAGATTATAAACGCTCATGGCCCCTTTGATATTCTGATCAATAATGCGGGGATTACAAAAGATGCCTGGCTGAGCAAAATGGAGCCCCAAGCATGGCATCGCGTTATAGACACCAATCTTTCTTCTCTTTTCTATGTGTGTCAGGCCGTGCTGCCGCACATGATGAATCAAGCATGGGGGAGAATTGTCAATATCAGCTCAATCAATGCCCTTAAGGGGCAAAAAGGTCAAACAAACTATGCGGCGGCAAAAGCGGGGATGCTTGGGTTCACCAAATCACTTGCGCAAGAGGTGGCCAAGTGGAACATCACCGTGAATGCGGTGGCGCCTGGCTATACAGACACAGATATGATGCGGGCCGTTCCTCAAGATATTCTCGATAACATCAAATCAGAGATTCCCATGAAGCGGTTTGCAGCGGTAGAGGATGTGGCAGGTTCTGTTTTGTTTTTGGCGTCTGATGCCGCTTCTTACATGACGGGGCAGACACTGCACGTCAATGGTGGGCACTGGATGGGATAG
- a CDS encoding leucine-rich repeat domain-containing protein has product MSTRSLYFSVFFALLFSAHAGAMRPEDDFLSEGQRRRFAVLKASVFIKIRRESQQDIVEIENTLHEEACGSSLMKLEGFDDRLLYVPLFSLSFLTHLDLSGNKLTYLPATLSLLQHLTWFSASDNQLTVLPDQCCSFSHLHTLFLHRNSLETLPPAIGNLHNLALLFLQDNRLSSLPQEIHTLSQLKIVNVSHNRLRTLPMSIGDLHKLYQLDISRNCLSSLPHAVGLLQALTHLDVHENFLSTLPETLGDCLRLCFLDASDNALQSLPDTLGKLINLMHLDLAENQLEALPFTVGDLSSLCCLDVSRNALNELPTSFMKLKKLKSVYACDNDLESLCGRVAGLASLEVLDVSYNHISMLPQEIAGLNELRYLVVHNNRLTHSYHGMWPHLITIEHGQ; this is encoded by the coding sequence ATGTCAACGCGTTCTCTTTATTTTTCAGTATTTTTCGCCCTGCTCTTCTCTGCTCATGCGGGGGCGATGAGGCCTGAAGATGATTTTCTGTCTGAGGGTCAACGCCGTCGTTTTGCCGTGCTGAAGGCGTCAGTGTTTATAAAAATACGTCGTGAATCTCAGCAAGATATCGTGGAGATAGAAAACACCCTGCATGAAGAAGCCTGTGGATCTTCCTTAATGAAGTTAGAGGGCTTTGACGACAGGCTTTTATATGTGCCGCTCTTTAGTTTGTCTTTTCTGACCCACCTGGATCTTTCGGGTAATAAACTAACTTATTTGCCTGCCACACTTTCTCTTTTGCAGCATCTCACGTGGTTTTCAGCGTCAGACAATCAGCTCACAGTGTTGCCTGATCAATGTTGCTCTTTTTCTCATCTTCACACACTGTTTCTTCATCGCAATAGCCTGGAAACCTTGCCGCCAGCCATCGGTAATCTTCATAATCTTGCGCTTTTGTTTTTGCAAGATAATCGCCTCAGCAGCCTTCCCCAAGAGATTCATACTTTATCTCAGCTGAAGATTGTGAATGTATCCCATAATCGGTTACGAACATTGCCCATGTCCATTGGCGATCTTCACAAACTTTACCAGCTGGATATCAGCAGAAACTGTCTGTCATCGTTGCCTCATGCCGTGGGGTTGTTGCAGGCCTTGACGCATCTTGATGTGCACGAAAACTTTTTATCCACGCTCCCTGAAACACTGGGTGATTGCTTGCGCCTTTGTTTTTTGGATGCCTCGGATAATGCGTTACAATCGCTGCCAGACACATTAGGCAAGCTGATAAATCTGATGCACCTGGATCTCGCAGAAAACCAGCTGGAGGCGTTGCCTTTCACCGTCGGTGATTTGTCATCCCTTTGTTGTCTTGATGTCTCTCGCAACGCGCTCAACGAATTGCCCACCTCGTTTATGAAGCTCAAAAAACTCAAGTCGGTATATGCTTGTGATAATGACTTAGAAAGCTTGTGTGGGCGTGTGGCGGGGCTCGCATCTTTAGAAGTTCTCGATGTGTCTTATAATCATATTTCTATGTTGCCCCAAGAAATAGCTGGGCTTAACGAGCTGCGCTATTTGGTTGTGCATAATAATCGGCTAACCCACTCCTATCATGGGATGTGGCCCCATCTGATCACCATAGAGCATGGGCAATAG
- the aspS gene encoding aspartate--tRNA ligase — translation MSHIQPSPSYRSHFCGALSEKEENQHVRVCGWVHNKRDHGGLLFVDVRDTEGLVQCVVQEDAPFFKVLDEVPYESVVQLEGRIVLRTPETVNTELSTGKIELSVDKAEVLSRADPLPMQVNGESEFPEDTRLKYRFLDLRRARMHANLKMRTAIIRRLRELMQAQGFLEVQTPILTSSSPEGARDFLVPSRLNPGHFYALPQAPQQFKQLLIASGVDRYFQIAPCFRDEDARRDRSPGEFYQLDLEMAFVTQEDVFATMEPVLSQVFQEFSQGAFVTPAPFPRITYDDAMLHYGTDKPDLRNPLRIQDATDCFKGTGFDVFLDAVAQGAVIRALHVPGVAAQSRKFFDEITQRMQEEGAKGLAYLLWRQGEMKGPLAKFFEGARGEALRQRMGTQERPIQEGDGLFFICDKPDKAAFLAGRLRTLIGEKLDLIEKNAFRFCWVVDFPMYEKDPHTGAIVFSHNPFSMPQGGMDALCNKDPLEIKAFQYDIVVNGIELSSGAIRNHLPEVMLKAFAIAGYDAHHVEEKFGALFRAFHYGVPPHGGFAPGIDRIVMLLTREASLREVIAFPLNQKAQDPLMGAPSTVPASRLKELGLVAKERRHG, via the coding sequence TTGTCACATATACAGCCCTCGCCCTCGTATCGGTCCCACTTTTGCGGCGCGTTGTCCGAAAAAGAAGAAAATCAGCATGTGCGCGTGTGCGGTTGGGTGCATAATAAGCGTGACCATGGTGGGCTGTTGTTTGTGGACGTCCGCGACACAGAGGGCCTCGTGCAATGCGTGGTTCAAGAAGATGCGCCTTTTTTTAAGGTGCTAGATGAGGTGCCTTATGAGAGTGTTGTCCAGCTTGAGGGTCGCATCGTGTTGCGCACACCTGAAACGGTGAATACAGAGCTGAGCACGGGTAAGATTGAGCTGAGCGTAGATAAGGCTGAGGTGCTTTCCCGGGCAGATCCCTTACCCATGCAGGTGAATGGTGAAAGCGAGTTTCCCGAAGATACGCGCCTTAAGTATCGCTTTTTAGATCTGCGTCGTGCGCGCATGCATGCCAACCTCAAAATGCGCACAGCCATCATTCGTCGTCTGCGTGAGCTGATGCAGGCACAAGGATTTCTTGAGGTGCAAACGCCTATTTTGACGTCCAGCTCACCTGAAGGCGCGCGTGATTTTTTGGTGCCATCACGTCTGAATCCTGGTCATTTTTATGCGCTGCCCCAAGCGCCGCAACAGTTTAAGCAGTTGTTGATTGCCTCAGGGGTGGATCGCTATTTCCAAATTGCGCCGTGTTTTCGTGATGAGGATGCGCGGCGAGATCGCTCGCCCGGCGAATTTTATCAGCTTGATCTGGAAATGGCTTTTGTGACGCAAGAAGACGTATTTGCCACCATGGAGCCGGTGTTGTCTCAGGTGTTTCAAGAGTTTTCTCAAGGTGCCTTTGTGACGCCGGCGCCTTTCCCGCGCATTACCTATGATGATGCGATGCTTCACTATGGCACAGACAAGCCTGATTTACGGAACCCTTTGCGTATTCAAGACGCCACAGATTGTTTTAAGGGCACCGGGTTTGATGTATTTTTAGATGCGGTGGCCCAAGGCGCCGTGATCAGGGCGTTGCATGTGCCGGGTGTGGCGGCGCAATCGCGTAAGTTTTTTGATGAGATCACCCAGCGTATGCAAGAAGAGGGCGCCAAGGGTTTGGCTTACCTGTTGTGGCGGCAAGGGGAGATGAAGGGCCCGTTGGCTAAGTTTTTTGAAGGCGCGCGCGGTGAGGCCTTGCGTCAACGCATGGGCACCCAAGAAAGGCCCATCCAAGAGGGGGATGGTCTCTTTTTTATCTGCGACAAGCCAGACAAAGCTGCTTTTTTGGCGGGCCGCCTCAGGACGCTGATAGGAGAAAAGCTTGATTTGATCGAAAAAAATGCCTTTCGCTTTTGCTGGGTGGTGGATTTTCCTATGTATGAAAAAGATCCTCACACAGGTGCTATTGTTTTCTCTCATAACCCCTTTTCCATGCCGCAAGGGGGGATGGACGCGTTATGTAACAAAGATCCGCTTGAGATTAAGGCGTTTCAGTATGATATTGTGGTCAACGGGATTGAACTTTCATCAGGGGCCATCCGTAACCACTTGCCTGAGGTGATGCTGAAGGCCTTTGCCATCGCTGGTTATGATGCCCATCACGTGGAAGAAAAGTTTGGTGCCCTTTTTAGGGCTTTTCATTATGGTGTGCCTCCCCATGGCGGTTTTGCGCCAGGCATTGACCGTATTGTGATGCTTTTGACCCGTGAAGCCAGCTTGCGGGAGGTGATTGCCTTTCCGCTTAACCAAAAAGCCCAAGACCCTTTGATGGGAGCGCCGTCGACGGTGCCGGCTTCACGGCTTAAGGAGTTGGGGCTTGTGGCTAAAGAAAGACGGCATGGTTGA
- a CDS encoding ribonuclease D: protein MSQHITCPTHLNTFLDRAWQAPVPFMGIDTEFMRRTTYWPKLCLIQLASHQGVALLDPLTSPFDMTPLWNALRNPDLTKIFHAGGQDIEALATIAPLVIHNLFDIQVAAMLLNDVYMPSYQSLVERYQNVTLEKGQQTINWAKRPLSDKACRYALNDVRYLGEMFFTLHTQLKAKGRLAWMHEDMDRFQRKKPPAPWKIPGRSHALTHPQKWRALVALSAWREQEAQRQNKPKKNILADTQLMTLVHHASHNHFEETVRAQAGEQAWQAFVNHQATPPPPDLGPPTLAQKKQITALKQQIHHLATEHHMPPTFIATQKDIESYARGHITSRIHGWRQHLLGW from the coding sequence ATGTCCCAACATATCACCTGCCCCACACATCTCAACACGTTTTTAGACCGCGCCTGGCAAGCGCCGGTGCCGTTTATGGGCATCGATACTGAATTTATGCGCCGCACCACCTATTGGCCCAAGCTATGCCTTATTCAGCTGGCCTCCCATCAGGGAGTGGCCCTTCTGGATCCCCTCACAAGCCCCTTTGATATGACCCCCCTGTGGAATGCTTTGCGTAACCCAGACCTCACCAAAATTTTTCATGCCGGCGGACAAGATATCGAAGCGCTCGCCACCATTGCGCCGCTGGTGATCCACAATCTGTTTGATATCCAGGTGGCCGCTATGCTGCTGAATGATGTCTATATGCCCAGCTATCAAAGCCTCGTGGAACGTTATCAAAACGTCACCCTTGAAAAAGGTCAGCAGACCATCAATTGGGCCAAACGCCCTCTGTCAGACAAAGCTTGCCGCTATGCCCTGAATGATGTGCGCTATTTAGGCGAGATGTTTTTCACCCTTCATACACAACTCAAAGCCAAAGGCCGCCTGGCGTGGATGCATGAAGATATGGATCGCTTTCAGCGCAAAAAACCCCCAGCGCCTTGGAAAATACCGGGAAGATCGCATGCACTGACGCACCCCCAAAAATGGCGAGCCTTGGTGGCATTATCGGCATGGCGAGAGCAAGAGGCCCAACGTCAGAACAAGCCCAAAAAAAATATCCTCGCCGACACCCAACTCATGACCCTCGTGCATCACGCCTCTCATAACCATTTTGAGGAAACCGTACGCGCCCAAGCAGGCGAACAAGCCTGGCAAGCCTTTGTGAATCATCAAGCCACTCCGCCGCCACCCGATCTTGGCCCCCCCACGCTTGCGCAAAAAAAGCAGATCACCGCGCTGAAACAACAGATACACCACCTGGCCACAGAGCATCACATGCCCCCCACCTTTATTGCCACTCAAAAAGACATCGAAAGCTATGCACGCGGCCACATCACAAGCCGCATCCACGGGTGGCGTCAGCACCTTTTGGGCTGGTAA